The Zingiber officinale cultivar Zhangliang chromosome 9A, Zo_v1.1, whole genome shotgun sequence genome window below encodes:
- the LOC122019936 gene encoding uncharacterized protein LOC122019936, whose amino-acid sequence MEHTELSLGPPRSIFSAESDAISTMKRKQQLICCNPVSQRSSIDLQLNDPLPLDWEQCLDLESGNMYYLNRKKMKTSWMRPKEASMELDLNISALPFSEGKETYPDQEMKQGCSSGGNMVALVCVNCHLLVMMFKSSPLCPNCKYLHLLQSQDVSRRNLEAVKPLETLSLLR is encoded by the exons ATGGAGCACACAGAGCTTTCTCTCGGCCCGCCTCGATCAATCTTCAGTGCGGAATCAGATGCGATTTCCACGATGAAGAGGAAGcaacaattgatatgttgtaatcCAGTGAGCCAACGCAgcagcattgacctccagctcaATGATCCCCTGCCACTAGATTGGGAACAATGCTTAGACTTAGAA TCAGGAAACATGTATTACCTAaacaggaagaagatgaagacgagCTGGATGAGGCCAAAGGAGGCGAGCATGGAGTTGGACCTTAACATCTCAGCGCTTCCATTTTCTGAAGGGAAGGAAACATACCCAGATCAGGAAATGAAGCAGGGGTGCAGTTCGGGTGGCAACATGGTGGCATTAGTCTGTGTCAATTGCCATCTTCTAGTCATGATGTTCAAATCTTCACCACTGTGTCCAAATTGCAAGTATCTGCACTTGCTGCAGTCACAAGATGTGTCTCGCCGTAATCTGGAAGCTGTGAAACCCTTGGAAACTCTGAGCCTCCTCCGTTAA
- the LOC122019935 gene encoding adenylylsulfatase HINT3-like isoform X1 → MAHRRIAVLSSHLSPAGPTPSGVARRSPEPDEPPCVATSSCSAGDAESQRDGEAGCVFCRIIRGESPAFKLYEDDVCICILDSNPLTSGHSLIIPKSHSPSLESTSPSVIASMCSKIPFLSNCIMKATQCDSFNLLVNNGSAAGQVIFHTHLHIIPRKAGDQLWPSESFRRQPIESNQEIVDLVNSVRDLVSSRS, encoded by the exons ATGGCCCATCGCCGAATCGCCGTCCTCTCCTCTCATCTCAGTCCGGCCGGCCCTACCCCTTCCGGGGTCGCTCGACGCTCTCCTGAGCCCGACGAACCGCCGTGTGTCGCCACTTCCAGCTGCAGCGCAGGCGACGCCGAATCTCAACGGGATGGGGAGGCAGGATGCGTCTTTTGCCGGATCATCCGTGGCGAATCCCCCGCGTTCAAG CTTTATGAAGATGATGTATGCATTTGTATTTTGGACTCTAATCCATTGACTTCTGG GCACTCCCTCATCATTCCAAAATCACATTCACCTTCATTGGAATCAACTTCACCTTCT GTGATAGCATCCATGTGTTCAAAGATACCCTTTCTTAGCAATTGTATAATGAAAGCCACCCAATGTG ATTCATTCAACTTGTTGGTCAACAATGGATCAGCAGCAGGCCAAGTAATATTTCAT ACTCATCTTCACATAATTCCTAGGAAGGCTGGGGACCAGCTATGGCCCTCTGAG AGTTTTCGAAGACAACCAATTGAATCAAACCAGGAAATTGTTGATTTGGTGAACTCTGTTAGGGATCTAGTTTCTTCTAGGTCTTAG
- the LOC122019935 gene encoding adenylylsulfatase HINT3-like isoform X2 yields MAHRRIAVLSSHLSPAGPTPSGVARRSPEPDEPPCVATSSCSAGDAESQRDGEAGCVFCRIIRGESPAFKLYEDDVCICILDSNPLTSGHSLIIPKSHSPSLESTSPSVIASMCSKIPFLSNCIMKATQCDSFNLLVNNGSAAGQTHLHIIPRKAGDQLWPSESFRRQPIESNQEIVDLVNSVRDLVSSRS; encoded by the exons ATGGCCCATCGCCGAATCGCCGTCCTCTCCTCTCATCTCAGTCCGGCCGGCCCTACCCCTTCCGGGGTCGCTCGACGCTCTCCTGAGCCCGACGAACCGCCGTGTGTCGCCACTTCCAGCTGCAGCGCAGGCGACGCCGAATCTCAACGGGATGGGGAGGCAGGATGCGTCTTTTGCCGGATCATCCGTGGCGAATCCCCCGCGTTCAAG CTTTATGAAGATGATGTATGCATTTGTATTTTGGACTCTAATCCATTGACTTCTGG GCACTCCCTCATCATTCCAAAATCACATTCACCTTCATTGGAATCAACTTCACCTTCT GTGATAGCATCCATGTGTTCAAAGATACCCTTTCTTAGCAATTGTATAATGAAAGCCACCCAATGTG ATTCATTCAACTTGTTGGTCAACAATGGATCAGCAGCAGGCCAA ACTCATCTTCACATAATTCCTAGGAAGGCTGGGGACCAGCTATGGCCCTCTGAG AGTTTTCGAAGACAACCAATTGAATCAAACCAGGAAATTGTTGATTTGGTGAACTCTGTTAGGGATCTAGTTTCTTCTAGGTCTTAG
- the LOC122020542 gene encoding protoporphyrinogen oxidase 2-like isoform X2, giving the protein MVSAEADGSGRSSTMSVAVIGGGISGLAAAYKLKSSGLNVTLFEAEKRAGGKIRSGSENGLIWDEGANTMTESEWELGRLIDTLGLREKLQIPKAQSKRYIVRNGTPQLIPTNPVALLTSNFLSAQSKVKILLEPLLWKNSVRKQPSEMSQVTEQNLQESVGHFFQRHFGEEVVDYLIDPFVAGTNAGDPETLSVRHAFPELWNIEKKFGSLLIGAIRSKKSSKPKDNEAKYGKKRQRGSFSFYGGMQTLTDKLCEEVGVGNVQLNSKVLSLCCSYSGSSPLTNWSISYGANDGKNAVKKDQPFDAVIMTAPLRNVQEMKFMKGKNKFMLDFLPKINYLPLSVLITSFKKDTVKKPLEGFGVLVPSKEQKNGLKTLGTLFSSMMFPDRAPSDQYLYTTFVGGSRNKDLAGASVDELKEIVASDLRKLLGTDGQPTFVKHIYWRNAFPLYDLDYDLVIKAIEKMEANLPGLFYAGNHRDGLSVGKAITSGVKAADRVVSYLNIGSKQDA; this is encoded by the exons ATGGTCTCTGCCGAAGCAGACGGCTCCGGACGCA GTTCCACAATGTCAGTGGCAGTTATTGGTGGTGGAATCAG TGGGCTTGCTGCTGCATACAAGCTAAAGTCAAGTGGTCTAAACGTGACCCTATTTGAAGCTGAAAAAAGAGCAGGTGGGAAAATAAGAAGCGGTTCTGAGAATGGTCTTATTTGGGATGAAGGGGCAAATACTATG ACAGAAAGTGAATGGGAGTTGGGTAGATTGATTGATACTCTTGGTCTAAGAGAAAAGCTGCAAATA CCTAAAGCTCAAAGCAAGAGGTATATTGTGAGGAATGGAACACCACAGTTG ATTCCAACGAATCCAGTAGCACTGCTCACCAGTAATTTCCTTTCTGCACAATCAAAG GTCAAAATACTGCTAGAGCCACTTTTATGGAAGAACTCTGTCAGAAAGCAACCATCAGAAATGAGTCAAGTGACTGAACAAAATTTGCAAGAAAG TGTGGGGCATTTCTTTCAACGTCATtttggagaagag GTTGTTGATTATCTAATTGATCCTTTTGTGGCTGGCACTAACGCTGGAGATCCAGAGACACTGTCT GTACGCCATGCATTTCCAGAATTATGGAATATTGAAAAGAA ATTTGGTTCACTCTTAATTGGAGCCATCCGGTCCAAGaaaagcagcaaacccaaagATAATGAGGCCAAATATGGAAAGAAAAGGCAACGCGGTTCATTTTCATTTTATGGTGGAATGCAG ACTCTGACTGACAAGCTTTGTGAGGAAGTTGGTGTTGGAAACGTGCAACTGAACTCAAAGGTTTTGTCATTATGTTGTAGCTACAGTGGTAGCTCTCCGTTGACTAATTGGTCAATCTCTTATGGAGCAAATGATGGAAAAAATGCTGTGAAAAAGGATCAGCCTTTTGATGCAGTCATAATGACG GCTCCACTTCGCAATGTTCAGGAGATGAAATTCATGAAAGGAAAAAACAAATTTATGCTGGACTTTCTTCCTAAG ATAAATTATTTGCCATTATCCGTCTTGATTACTTCTTTTAAAAAGGACACAGTTAAAAAGCCATTGGAAGGTTTTGGAGTTCTTGTCCCTTCTAAGGAACAAAAAAATGGCTTGAAGACTCTTG GTACACTCTTCTCTTCCATGATGTTTCCTGACCGAGCTCCCTCTGATCAATATCTCTATACAACTTTTGTTGGGGGAAGTCGTAATAAAGACCTAGCAGGAGCATCAGT TGATGAGCTGAAAGAAATTGTGGCCTCGGATCTGAGGAAATTGTTGGGTACAGATGGGCAACCAACCTTTGTAAA GCATATCTACTGGAGAAATGCTTTTCCATTATATGACCTTGACTACGACTTAGTCATCAAAGCTATAGAAAAGATGGAGGCTAATCTTCCTGGTTTATTCTATGCAG GCAACCACAGAGATGGACTGTCCGTTGGAAAAGCAATAACTTCTGGGGTCAAAGCAGCTGATCGTGTCGTTTCTTATCTCAACATTGGTAGTAAGCAGGATGCCTGA
- the LOC122020542 gene encoding protoporphyrinogen oxidase 2-like isoform X1: protein MVSAEADGSGRTNHSGSTMSVAVIGGGISGLAAAYKLKSSGLNVTLFEAEKRAGGKIRSGSENGLIWDEGANTMTESEWELGRLIDTLGLREKLQIPKAQSKRYIVRNGTPQLIPTNPVALLTSNFLSAQSKVKILLEPLLWKNSVRKQPSEMSQVTEQNLQESVGHFFQRHFGEEVVDYLIDPFVAGTNAGDPETLSVRHAFPELWNIEKKFGSLLIGAIRSKKSSKPKDNEAKYGKKRQRGSFSFYGGMQTLTDKLCEEVGVGNVQLNSKVLSLCCSYSGSSPLTNWSISYGANDGKNAVKKDQPFDAVIMTAPLRNVQEMKFMKGKNKFMLDFLPKINYLPLSVLITSFKKDTVKKPLEGFGVLVPSKEQKNGLKTLGTLFSSMMFPDRAPSDQYLYTTFVGGSRNKDLAGASVDELKEIVASDLRKLLGTDGQPTFVKHIYWRNAFPLYDLDYDLVIKAIEKMEANLPGLFYAGNHRDGLSVGKAITSGVKAADRVVSYLNIGSKQDA, encoded by the exons ATGGTCTCTGCCGAAGCAGACGGCTCCGGACGCA CAAACCATTCAGGTTCCACAATGTCAGTGGCAGTTATTGGTGGTGGAATCAG TGGGCTTGCTGCTGCATACAAGCTAAAGTCAAGTGGTCTAAACGTGACCCTATTTGAAGCTGAAAAAAGAGCAGGTGGGAAAATAAGAAGCGGTTCTGAGAATGGTCTTATTTGGGATGAAGGGGCAAATACTATG ACAGAAAGTGAATGGGAGTTGGGTAGATTGATTGATACTCTTGGTCTAAGAGAAAAGCTGCAAATA CCTAAAGCTCAAAGCAAGAGGTATATTGTGAGGAATGGAACACCACAGTTG ATTCCAACGAATCCAGTAGCACTGCTCACCAGTAATTTCCTTTCTGCACAATCAAAG GTCAAAATACTGCTAGAGCCACTTTTATGGAAGAACTCTGTCAGAAAGCAACCATCAGAAATGAGTCAAGTGACTGAACAAAATTTGCAAGAAAG TGTGGGGCATTTCTTTCAACGTCATtttggagaagag GTTGTTGATTATCTAATTGATCCTTTTGTGGCTGGCACTAACGCTGGAGATCCAGAGACACTGTCT GTACGCCATGCATTTCCAGAATTATGGAATATTGAAAAGAA ATTTGGTTCACTCTTAATTGGAGCCATCCGGTCCAAGaaaagcagcaaacccaaagATAATGAGGCCAAATATGGAAAGAAAAGGCAACGCGGTTCATTTTCATTTTATGGTGGAATGCAG ACTCTGACTGACAAGCTTTGTGAGGAAGTTGGTGTTGGAAACGTGCAACTGAACTCAAAGGTTTTGTCATTATGTTGTAGCTACAGTGGTAGCTCTCCGTTGACTAATTGGTCAATCTCTTATGGAGCAAATGATGGAAAAAATGCTGTGAAAAAGGATCAGCCTTTTGATGCAGTCATAATGACG GCTCCACTTCGCAATGTTCAGGAGATGAAATTCATGAAAGGAAAAAACAAATTTATGCTGGACTTTCTTCCTAAG ATAAATTATTTGCCATTATCCGTCTTGATTACTTCTTTTAAAAAGGACACAGTTAAAAAGCCATTGGAAGGTTTTGGAGTTCTTGTCCCTTCTAAGGAACAAAAAAATGGCTTGAAGACTCTTG GTACACTCTTCTCTTCCATGATGTTTCCTGACCGAGCTCCCTCTGATCAATATCTCTATACAACTTTTGTTGGGGGAAGTCGTAATAAAGACCTAGCAGGAGCATCAGT TGATGAGCTGAAAGAAATTGTGGCCTCGGATCTGAGGAAATTGTTGGGTACAGATGGGCAACCAACCTTTGTAAA GCATATCTACTGGAGAAATGCTTTTCCATTATATGACCTTGACTACGACTTAGTCATCAAAGCTATAGAAAAGATGGAGGCTAATCTTCCTGGTTTATTCTATGCAG GCAACCACAGAGATGGACTGTCCGTTGGAAAAGCAATAACTTCTGGGGTCAAAGCAGCTGATCGTGTCGTTTCTTATCTCAACATTGGTAGTAAGCAGGATGCCTGA
- the LOC122020542 gene encoding protoporphyrinogen oxidase 2-like isoform X3, with translation MSVAVIGGGISGLAAAYKLKSSGLNVTLFEAEKRAGGKIRSGSENGLIWDEGANTMTESEWELGRLIDTLGLREKLQIPKAQSKRYIVRNGTPQLIPTNPVALLTSNFLSAQSKVKILLEPLLWKNSVRKQPSEMSQVTEQNLQESVGHFFQRHFGEEVVDYLIDPFVAGTNAGDPETLSVRHAFPELWNIEKKFGSLLIGAIRSKKSSKPKDNEAKYGKKRQRGSFSFYGGMQTLTDKLCEEVGVGNVQLNSKVLSLCCSYSGSSPLTNWSISYGANDGKNAVKKDQPFDAVIMTAPLRNVQEMKFMKGKNKFMLDFLPKINYLPLSVLITSFKKDTVKKPLEGFGVLVPSKEQKNGLKTLGTLFSSMMFPDRAPSDQYLYTTFVGGSRNKDLAGASVDELKEIVASDLRKLLGTDGQPTFVKHIYWRNAFPLYDLDYDLVIKAIEKMEANLPGLFYAGNHRDGLSVGKAITSGVKAADRVVSYLNIGSKQDA, from the exons ATGTCAGTGGCAGTTATTGGTGGTGGAATCAG TGGGCTTGCTGCTGCATACAAGCTAAAGTCAAGTGGTCTAAACGTGACCCTATTTGAAGCTGAAAAAAGAGCAGGTGGGAAAATAAGAAGCGGTTCTGAGAATGGTCTTATTTGGGATGAAGGGGCAAATACTATG ACAGAAAGTGAATGGGAGTTGGGTAGATTGATTGATACTCTTGGTCTAAGAGAAAAGCTGCAAATA CCTAAAGCTCAAAGCAAGAGGTATATTGTGAGGAATGGAACACCACAGTTG ATTCCAACGAATCCAGTAGCACTGCTCACCAGTAATTTCCTTTCTGCACAATCAAAG GTCAAAATACTGCTAGAGCCACTTTTATGGAAGAACTCTGTCAGAAAGCAACCATCAGAAATGAGTCAAGTGACTGAACAAAATTTGCAAGAAAG TGTGGGGCATTTCTTTCAACGTCATtttggagaagag GTTGTTGATTATCTAATTGATCCTTTTGTGGCTGGCACTAACGCTGGAGATCCAGAGACACTGTCT GTACGCCATGCATTTCCAGAATTATGGAATATTGAAAAGAA ATTTGGTTCACTCTTAATTGGAGCCATCCGGTCCAAGaaaagcagcaaacccaaagATAATGAGGCCAAATATGGAAAGAAAAGGCAACGCGGTTCATTTTCATTTTATGGTGGAATGCAG ACTCTGACTGACAAGCTTTGTGAGGAAGTTGGTGTTGGAAACGTGCAACTGAACTCAAAGGTTTTGTCATTATGTTGTAGCTACAGTGGTAGCTCTCCGTTGACTAATTGGTCAATCTCTTATGGAGCAAATGATGGAAAAAATGCTGTGAAAAAGGATCAGCCTTTTGATGCAGTCATAATGACG GCTCCACTTCGCAATGTTCAGGAGATGAAATTCATGAAAGGAAAAAACAAATTTATGCTGGACTTTCTTCCTAAG ATAAATTATTTGCCATTATCCGTCTTGATTACTTCTTTTAAAAAGGACACAGTTAAAAAGCCATTGGAAGGTTTTGGAGTTCTTGTCCCTTCTAAGGAACAAAAAAATGGCTTGAAGACTCTTG GTACACTCTTCTCTTCCATGATGTTTCCTGACCGAGCTCCCTCTGATCAATATCTCTATACAACTTTTGTTGGGGGAAGTCGTAATAAAGACCTAGCAGGAGCATCAGT TGATGAGCTGAAAGAAATTGTGGCCTCGGATCTGAGGAAATTGTTGGGTACAGATGGGCAACCAACCTTTGTAAA GCATATCTACTGGAGAAATGCTTTTCCATTATATGACCTTGACTACGACTTAGTCATCAAAGCTATAGAAAAGATGGAGGCTAATCTTCCTGGTTTATTCTATGCAG GCAACCACAGAGATGGACTGTCCGTTGGAAAAGCAATAACTTCTGGGGTCAAAGCAGCTGATCGTGTCGTTTCTTATCTCAACATTGGTAGTAAGCAGGATGCCTGA
- the LOC122020070 gene encoding ankyrin-3-like isoform X1 — MTALAPRSLAGCGSRSLASAMRLAAARQQGIPEADYGAAVSQRLVEAVRRGDSRAAEECLADSAVDVNHAGAVCLRTRRVAVALREEAAHEVRVEYEELRTDASALFVAAHAGDLPLVRRLLEKGADVNQKLFGGHAITAATREGRAEVVEVLLKAGASQPACEEAVVEASLHGRARLVELLMRSDLVRPQVAVHALVSAASRGYADVVDSLLKCGVDVNATSRVLLRSLKPSLHTNVDCSALFAAVVSRQVAVVRRLLQAGVRKEAKVRLGAWSWDAATGEEVRVGAGLSEPYDAAWCAVEYFEVTGSILRMLLQHHFPVNGAHHGRTLLHHAILCANPGAVDALLTLGADRELPVKAGRDVEFQPIHLAARFGVADVLRVLVDKAGCDMNSRTETGETALMLCARHQRDDCLRILVSAGADLGLRSFSDDSATSAAASSNWSIGFRDVILGVIRTGAVPPSSNPAVFSSITFAAHHGDVASLEVLLRRPEINIDEQDGIADSPVMITVKEGHVEAFRRLVFAGADMNLRNKDGETAIDLLRSKENRELFEQALLEFTLERGETGHFHALHFAARRGDMAAVRLLTKRRGCDVNALDGEGYTPLMLAAREGHGGTCEALILAGAECRLATRRGETALSLARLNAKLGKDAEEVILDELARATVTGGGRVKKHTKGGKGAPHGKELRMVAAAGVLRWGSGRRRNIMCGEAAVGGSAVFRRNRKAKGVAVDEPGLFRVVTAATGKKKREVHFVCEEGGEEEAELWVRGIRLMTTAALGKLPSSAVK, encoded by the exons ATGACAGCTCTCGCCCCCCGCTCACTTGCCGGCTGCGGATCGCGATCGCTGGCGTCGGCGATGAGACTCGCGGCCGCGCGACAGCAGGGAATCCCGGAGGCGGACTACGGCGCGGCGGTGTCGCAGAGGCTGGTGGAGGCGGTCCGTCGCGGCGACTCGCGGGCCGCCGAGGAGTGCCTGGCCGACTCCGCGGTCGACGTGAACCACGCCGGCGCGGTGTGCCTGCGGACGCGCCGCGTCGCCGTGGCGCTCCGGGAGGAGGCCGCCCACGAGGTCCGGGTGGAGTACGAGGAGCTCCGCACCGACGCCtccgccctcttcgtcgccgcGCACGCCGGCGATCTACCCCTCGTCCGCCGTCTCCTG GAGAAAGGCGCGGACGTGAACCAGAAATTGTTCGGCGGGCACGCAATTACGGCGGCGACGAGGGAAGGGCGAGCGGAAGTGGTGGAGGTGCTGCTCAAAGCAGGGGCGTCGCAGCCAGCCTGCGAGGAGGCGGTGGTGGAGGCGAGTCTCCATGGGAGGGCGCGGTTGGTTGAGCTTCTTATGCGCTCCGATCTCGTGCGTCCGCAGGTTGCCGTCCACGCGCTCGTCTCCGCAGCTTCCCGGGGATACGCCGACGTCGTCGACAGCCTCCTCAAG TGCGGAGTGGACGTCAACGCAACCTCCCGTGTGCTCCTCCGTTCGCTGAAGCCATCGCTGCACACCAATGTCGACTGCTCCGCGCTCTTCGCCGCCGTCGTCAGCCGCCAGGTCGCCGTTGTCCGGCGTCTGCTTCAGGCCGGAGTACGCAAGGAGGCGAAGGTTAGGCTTGGCGCATGGTCCTGGGACGCCGCCACCGGCGAAGAGGTCCGCGTCGGCGCAGGGCTCTCGGAACCCTACGATGCCGCGTGGTGCGCCGTCGAGTATTTCGAGGTCACCGGCTCCATCCTTCGCATGCTCCTGCAGCACCACTTCCCCGTCAACGGTGCCCACCACGGCCGCACCCTCCTCCACCACGCCATCCTATGCGCCAATCCTGGGGCCGTCGACGCCCTCTTGACTCTCGGCGCCGACCGCGAGCTTCCAGTCAAGGCTGGCCGCGACGTCGAGTTCCAGCCGATCCACCTCGCTGCCCGGTTCGGCGTCGCCGACGTTCTGCGTGTTTTGGTTGACAAGGCCGGATGTGATATGAACTCGAGAACCGAAACGGGGGAGACGGCGCTGATGCTCTGCGCGCGCCACCAACGCGACGACTGCCTCCGGATCCTCGTATCGGCCGGCGCCGATCTTGGATTGCGGAGCTTCTCCGACGATTCTGCCACCTCCGCTGCTGCTTCGAGCAATTGGAGCATCGGTTTCCGAGACGTCATCCTCGGGGTGATCCGGACCGGCGCCGTTCCTCCGTCGAGTAATCCTGCGGTCTTCTCGTCGATCACGTTCGCCGCCCATCACGGGGACGTCGCATCCTTGGAGGTGCTATTGAGAAGGCCGGAGATCAACATTGACGAACAAGACGGCATCGCCGACTCCCCTGTTATGATAACGGTCAAAGAAGGACATGTCGAAGCTTTTCGCCGCTTGGTCTTCGCCGGCGCCGACATGAACCTCCGGAATAAAGACGGTGAGACCGCGATAGACCTCCTGCGGTCGAAGGAGAATCGCGAACTATTCGAGCAGGCGTTGCTCGAGTTCACACTGGAACGTGGCGAAACCGGACACTTCCACGCCCTGCACTTCGCCGCTCGTCGGGGCGACATGGCGGCGGTGCGGCTCCTGACCAAGCGGCGGGGGTGCGACGTGAACGCCCTCGACGGAGAGGGCTACACGCCGCTGATGCTGGCCGCGAGGGAAGGCCACGGAGGGACGTGTGAGGCGCTGATCCTCGCCGGCGCCGAGTGCCGCCTCGCTACGCGGCGGGGCGAGACGGCGCTGTCGCTGGCGAGGTTGAACGCAAAGCTGGGGAAGGATGCGGAGGAGGTGATATTGGACGAGTTGGCGCGGGCGACGGTGACAGGCGGCGGCCGCGTGAAGAAGCACACCAAGGGGGGGAAAGGGGCGCCGCATGGGAAGGAGCTGAGGATGGTGGCGGCGGCAGGGGTGCTCCGATGGGGCAGCGGGAGACGGAGAAATATCATGTGCGGGGAGGCGGCGGTGGGTGGAAGCGCAGTCTTCCGAAGAAACCGGAAGGCGAAGGGAGTCGCCGTCGACGAGCCAGGGCTATTCAGGGTGGTGACGGCGGCgacagggaagaagaagagggaggtgCACTTCGTCTGCGAggaaggaggagaagaggaagccGAGCTGTGGGTGAGAGGGATAAGGCTTATGACGACGGCCGCCTTGGGGAAGCTTCCAAGCAGCGCGGTCAAGTGA
- the LOC122020070 gene encoding putative ankyrin repeat protein RF_0381 isoform X2, giving the protein MGRCGSWLVGCFSVPLMLCSGFDKLLYEKGADVNQKLFGGHAITAATREGRAEVVEVLLKAGASQPACEEAVVEASLHGRARLVELLMRSDLVRPQVAVHALVSAASRGYADVVDSLLKCGVDVNATSRVLLRSLKPSLHTNVDCSALFAAVVSRQVAVVRRLLQAGVRKEAKVRLGAWSWDAATGEEVRVGAGLSEPYDAAWCAVEYFEVTGSILRMLLQHHFPVNGAHHGRTLLHHAILCANPGAVDALLTLGADRELPVKAGRDVEFQPIHLAARFGVADVLRVLVDKAGCDMNSRTETGETALMLCARHQRDDCLRILVSAGADLGLRSFSDDSATSAAASSNWSIGFRDVILGVIRTGAVPPSSNPAVFSSITFAAHHGDVASLEVLLRRPEINIDEQDGIADSPVMITVKEGHVEAFRRLVFAGADMNLRNKDGETAIDLLRSKENRELFEQALLEFTLERGETGHFHALHFAARRGDMAAVRLLTKRRGCDVNALDGEGYTPLMLAAREGHGGTCEALILAGAECRLATRRGETALSLARLNAKLGKDAEEVILDELARATVTGGGRVKKHTKGGKGAPHGKELRMVAAAGVLRWGSGRRRNIMCGEAAVGGSAVFRRNRKAKGVAVDEPGLFRVVTAATGKKKREVHFVCEEGGEEEAELWVRGIRLMTTAALGKLPSSAVK; this is encoded by the exons ATGGGCCGTTGTGGCTCATGGTTGGTTGGTTGTTTCTCGGTCCCGTTGATGCTCTGTTCAGGATTTGACAAGCTTCTTTAT GAGAAAGGCGCGGACGTGAACCAGAAATTGTTCGGCGGGCACGCAATTACGGCGGCGACGAGGGAAGGGCGAGCGGAAGTGGTGGAGGTGCTGCTCAAAGCAGGGGCGTCGCAGCCAGCCTGCGAGGAGGCGGTGGTGGAGGCGAGTCTCCATGGGAGGGCGCGGTTGGTTGAGCTTCTTATGCGCTCCGATCTCGTGCGTCCGCAGGTTGCCGTCCACGCGCTCGTCTCCGCAGCTTCCCGGGGATACGCCGACGTCGTCGACAGCCTCCTCAAG TGCGGAGTGGACGTCAACGCAACCTCCCGTGTGCTCCTCCGTTCGCTGAAGCCATCGCTGCACACCAATGTCGACTGCTCCGCGCTCTTCGCCGCCGTCGTCAGCCGCCAGGTCGCCGTTGTCCGGCGTCTGCTTCAGGCCGGAGTACGCAAGGAGGCGAAGGTTAGGCTTGGCGCATGGTCCTGGGACGCCGCCACCGGCGAAGAGGTCCGCGTCGGCGCAGGGCTCTCGGAACCCTACGATGCCGCGTGGTGCGCCGTCGAGTATTTCGAGGTCACCGGCTCCATCCTTCGCATGCTCCTGCAGCACCACTTCCCCGTCAACGGTGCCCACCACGGCCGCACCCTCCTCCACCACGCCATCCTATGCGCCAATCCTGGGGCCGTCGACGCCCTCTTGACTCTCGGCGCCGACCGCGAGCTTCCAGTCAAGGCTGGCCGCGACGTCGAGTTCCAGCCGATCCACCTCGCTGCCCGGTTCGGCGTCGCCGACGTTCTGCGTGTTTTGGTTGACAAGGCCGGATGTGATATGAACTCGAGAACCGAAACGGGGGAGACGGCGCTGATGCTCTGCGCGCGCCACCAACGCGACGACTGCCTCCGGATCCTCGTATCGGCCGGCGCCGATCTTGGATTGCGGAGCTTCTCCGACGATTCTGCCACCTCCGCTGCTGCTTCGAGCAATTGGAGCATCGGTTTCCGAGACGTCATCCTCGGGGTGATCCGGACCGGCGCCGTTCCTCCGTCGAGTAATCCTGCGGTCTTCTCGTCGATCACGTTCGCCGCCCATCACGGGGACGTCGCATCCTTGGAGGTGCTATTGAGAAGGCCGGAGATCAACATTGACGAACAAGACGGCATCGCCGACTCCCCTGTTATGATAACGGTCAAAGAAGGACATGTCGAAGCTTTTCGCCGCTTGGTCTTCGCCGGCGCCGACATGAACCTCCGGAATAAAGACGGTGAGACCGCGATAGACCTCCTGCGGTCGAAGGAGAATCGCGAACTATTCGAGCAGGCGTTGCTCGAGTTCACACTGGAACGTGGCGAAACCGGACACTTCCACGCCCTGCACTTCGCCGCTCGTCGGGGCGACATGGCGGCGGTGCGGCTCCTGACCAAGCGGCGGGGGTGCGACGTGAACGCCCTCGACGGAGAGGGCTACACGCCGCTGATGCTGGCCGCGAGGGAAGGCCACGGAGGGACGTGTGAGGCGCTGATCCTCGCCGGCGCCGAGTGCCGCCTCGCTACGCGGCGGGGCGAGACGGCGCTGTCGCTGGCGAGGTTGAACGCAAAGCTGGGGAAGGATGCGGAGGAGGTGATATTGGACGAGTTGGCGCGGGCGACGGTGACAGGCGGCGGCCGCGTGAAGAAGCACACCAAGGGGGGGAAAGGGGCGCCGCATGGGAAGGAGCTGAGGATGGTGGCGGCGGCAGGGGTGCTCCGATGGGGCAGCGGGAGACGGAGAAATATCATGTGCGGGGAGGCGGCGGTGGGTGGAAGCGCAGTCTTCCGAAGAAACCGGAAGGCGAAGGGAGTCGCCGTCGACGAGCCAGGGCTATTCAGGGTGGTGACGGCGGCgacagggaagaagaagagggaggtgCACTTCGTCTGCGAggaaggaggagaagaggaagccGAGCTGTGGGTGAGAGGGATAAGGCTTATGACGACGGCCGCCTTGGGGAAGCTTCCAAGCAGCGCGGTCAAGTGA